A genomic stretch from Paraburkholderia dioscoreae includes:
- a CDS encoding response regulator transcription factor — protein sequence MHDETLLLPPDTQPDLPDGKPVVLIVDDTPDNLALLSDTLQAAGYAVLVALDGQSALQRLARITPDAVLLDALMPGLDGFETCRRIKADPRNRHLPVIFMTALTDSEHVVQGFRVGGIDYVTKPVKPSEVSARIAAHVQRSRQQRQADRVLEIGMRAALIAAASGEIRWQSDLARQRLAWYGSGRGLMDEANEAGNQAANEQANEDGGCLASTSFTPRRVDEAALLHHPLSEAGLRLPMVLEQWFVRWIEAGCDLQAAFETAADGVRRVVRVLGPATRGEWVILLEEFDDATHTSALAAQFSLTAREAEVLLWLSRGKTNRDIGDILGMAPRTVNKHLEHVFGKLHVETRAAAAAIAAKASTRY from the coding sequence ATGCATGACGAAACTTTGCTTTTGCCGCCCGACACGCAACCGGACTTGCCCGATGGCAAACCGGTCGTGCTGATCGTCGACGACACGCCCGACAATCTCGCGCTGCTTTCCGATACGCTGCAGGCGGCCGGTTACGCGGTACTGGTGGCGCTCGATGGCCAGTCCGCGCTGCAACGCCTCGCGCGCATCACGCCTGACGCCGTTCTGCTCGACGCGCTGATGCCCGGCCTCGACGGCTTCGAGACGTGCCGGCGGATCAAGGCCGATCCGCGCAACCGGCATCTACCCGTGATCTTCATGACCGCACTGACCGATAGCGAGCATGTGGTGCAGGGCTTCCGCGTGGGCGGCATTGATTACGTCACCAAACCCGTCAAGCCAAGCGAGGTCAGCGCGCGGATTGCCGCGCACGTGCAGCGCTCGCGTCAGCAGCGTCAGGCGGACAGGGTGCTGGAGATCGGTATGCGCGCGGCGCTGATTGCGGCCGCGAGCGGTGAGATCAGGTGGCAGAGCGACCTGGCGCGGCAACGGCTGGCGTGGTATGGGTCGGGGCGTGGGCTGATGGATGAGGCAAATGAAGCGGGAAATCAAGCGGCAAATGAACAGGCAAATGAAGACGGCGGCTGTCTGGCTTCGACTTCGTTCACACCTCGACGTGTTGACGAAGCCGCGCTATTGCATCACCCGCTGAGCGAAGCTGGCCTGCGTCTGCCGATGGTGCTGGAGCAATGGTTCGTGCGCTGGATCGAAGCCGGTTGCGACCTGCAAGCCGCCTTCGAGACCGCCGCCGACGGCGTGCGCCGCGTTGTACGCGTATTGGGACCGGCGACGCGCGGCGAATGGGTGATCCTGCTGGAAGAGTTCGACGATGCCACTCACACCAGCGCGCTCGCCGCGCAATTCAGCCTGACCGCACGCGAAGCGGAAGTGCTGCTGTGGCTGTCGCGCGGCAAGACGAACCGGGATATCGGCGACATTCTTGGAATGGCGCCACGCACGGTCAACAAGCACCTCGAACATGTGTTCGGCAAACTGCATGTCGAAACGCGCGCTGCTGCCGCAGCGATTGCGGCGAAGGCGAGCACGCGGTATTGA